A window of Polypterus senegalus isolate Bchr_013 chromosome 14, ASM1683550v1, whole genome shotgun sequence contains these coding sequences:
- the npbwr2b gene encoding neuropeptides B/W receptor type 2b, producing the protein MAMENSSINPPNGSCSPLCERNWTDFNCSIPGQCFYPNFYVLLPVIYSVICAVGLTGNTAVIYVILKAPKMKTVTNMFILNLAIADDLFTLVLPINIAEHLLQYWPFGEVLCKIILSIDHYNIFSSIYFLTVMSIDRYLVVLATVRSKRTPHRTYRAAKIVSLCVWVLVILIVLPFTVFAGVYTVPEEPDRKSCVLSFPGSETFWVKAGRIYTLILGFAIPVSTICILYTMMLYKLRNMRLNSNAKVLDKAKKKVTVMVFIVLAVCLFCWTPFHLSTIVALTTDLQTTPLVIGISYFITSLSYANSCLNPFLYAFLDDSFRKAFKKMLECRPA; encoded by the coding sequence ATGGCTATGGAGAATTCAAGTATCAACCCCCCCAACGGGTCGTGCTCTCCGCTTTGTGAGCGCAACTGGACGGATTTTAACTGCTCCATTCCTGGACAATGTTTCTACCCGAACTTTTATGTCTTGCTGCCCGTCATCTATTCTGTGATTTGTGCCGTAGGGTTGACTGGCAACACCGCTGTCATCTACGTTATCCTTAAGGCTCCCAAAATGAAGACGGTTActaacatgtttattttaaaccTGGCCATAGCCGACGACCTGTTCACCCTTGTTTTACCTATCAACATAGCCGAACACCTCTTACAATATTGGCCTTTTGGTGAAGTACTCTGCAAAATTATCCTTTCCATCGATCACTACAACATCTTCTCGAGCATTTACTTCCTGACGGTGATGAGCATCGACCGGTACCTTGTAGTGCTCGCCACTGTGAGATCCAAAAGAACCCCCCATCGCACTTACAGAGCTGCCAAGATAGTAAGTCTGTGTGTCTGGGTTCTGGTTATCCTCATCGTACTGCCCTTCACCGTGTTCGCCGGGGTCTACACTGTTCCGGAGGAGCCAGACCGCAAGAGCTGCGTGCTCAGTTTCCCTGGCTCCGAAACGTTTTGGGTTAAAGCCGGCCGAATTTACACTCTCATTCTGGGGTTTGCAATTCCAGTGTCAACTATCTGCATCTTATACACGATGATGCTTTACAAACTACGAAACATGCGTTTAAACTCCAACGCGAAGGTGCTGGACAAAGCCAAGAAGAAAGTCACCGTAATGGTTTTCATCGTCCTGGCTGTGTGTCTGTTTTGCTGGACGCCTTTCCATCTCAGCACGATAGTAGCACTGACCACTGATCTGCAAACGACCCCCTTGGTGATCGGAATTTCCTACTTCATCACCAGCCTCAGCTATGCGAACTCTTGCTTGAATCCTTTCTTGTACGCGTTTCTAGACGACAGCTTCAGGAAAGCTTTTAAGAAAATGTTGGAATGTAGACCTGCTTAA